Within the Terriglobia bacterium genome, the region TTGTACGTCGGCTGGAAAGACACGCTGCCGCTCTTGCTCAGGTTGCCGAAGGGATCGTAGCCGAAAGTCTGAGACCAAACGCTTCCGCAGGTGACGCTGCCGACGCGCACGAGATCGTCGTAGCCATAGGTGCAGGTTTGGGTATTGGCGGAGTTGAGCTGATCGGTGATGGCGAGCTGGCCCAGCGTGCCGTTGGCATTCCAGGTCAATGCGCCGGTCACGGTCTGCGGCGTCGTCCCGATGCTGTACTGGTACTGCGACATGCGCCCGGTGTTGGAGTCGAAGGTAAAGCCGTCGGAATCGCCCGAGCCGAAGGTCAGCCCGGTCACCTGCCCGAAGACATTGTAGGACACCGGGGTGCCGCTGGGAATCGGACTGGTGCCGCTGCTGGCGGTGACCGCGTTCGCACGGCCCTCTCCGTCCACGCCATAGGTGAACGTGGGCAGCCCCAGCCCGGCCAGCGTGTACACCGCTCCGTTGGCCCAATAGCTGGCGGTGAGGTGATAGTAGCCGCCGGAATTGGGCGTGGACTGGTAGGCGTCGGTGACTTCGCCACGAGCCGAGTAGCTGAAGACCAGGTCGGTGATCTTGTTGTTGCTCGGCCCGGTGTAGGCCTCGGCCAGCCGCCCCTTGGTGTTGGACAGGCTGAAGCCGCTGGCCGTGCTCACGTCGTACACAAAGGTCTTAGTGGGCGTGTTGCTGGCGTAGGGACCGGAGTACGTGATGCTGGTCACCCGGTGCAGCGCGTCGTAGGCGTAGCAGGTGGTGTTGCCCACGGCATCCACCCGCTTGACCAGGTCGCCGGGCTTGAATTTGGTGACAGCGGAGCCGACCTTGGTCACGCGGCCGACAATCTCATGGCCCGGAACAATCGGGTACACAGTGGGCATGAATTCGCTCCACTCATTGCGCACCGAGTGAAGATCAGAGTGGCAAATGCCGCAGAACAGGATTTCGATCTGTACGTCGTGTTCGGTTGGTTCGCGCCTCGGGATCGTGGTAAAGGAAAGCAGCGATGTCGCGCTGGCAGCGGAGTAAGCTTTGGCGTTTTGCATGTATTTAATTTAGATGTTTGCCGAGTCTTACGATATGCAAAACATGCCATTGTGCATGCAAAATACGCCAGCAATCTGCGCGACGCATCAGTGGATTACTGGCGGATTACGGGCCATCCGGAAACTACCCGCCGACCGCCTTCACGGGTTCCCATCCCTCGAGAGTCTAAGCACCCGACCCGAATGACCGGCCTTCGCGCTCCTGGTGCAACACCAGGGGGCTGGCCTGCTGAGCGCACCGCAAGGGCTGTGCTTTGCAACGACTTGCGATCGCCACGTTTGATTCTTGAGCGGGACTGTAGATGGAATTGAGCTCGAAGGATCCTCAGGATTCCACAGGGCGGCGCCTCTCGGATCTCCTAAGTGCTTGATTTGACGGATCTTTCACGGGCGACCCAGGTGGTCGAGCACCTGGTCCCGAACCAGATTCCAAGACCTATTGAAATCTATTGAAACTTGTGGAACGCAACTGGTTTTGATTGAACCTGTTGCGGGCTGCTTGTTGACCGCTGTTGAAGTCTGTTGTTTCTGGATGCTTTCACCGACACAAAATCGACTACATCGGCGGCGCATACCGTTGGTTAGTCGCCGTCAGCCAATGGAGAGGGCGGCAGCGCGCCCAGTCTGCGTCAGGTACCGCGAAACGGCAATTTCCAGATTAAAATGCATTCCTTCACGTTGCAGCATCTGCCCCAACGGTGATCGTTGTACGATCGCCAGAACTCCGGGATTCATGCCGACCAGCCACAGTTGAACGCCATGCTGACTTTGGCTCTTCGCGATCTGTGCGAACATCTTCAGGGCGGTGTACTCCAGGTCCAGGACTCCGCTTGCGTCCACCGCGACTACCTTTGGTTGCGCTTCCCTGATCAGCGGCTCGATCTTGTGTGCGATCTGTGCCGCATTTGCAAAGAAAATCGGGCCTTCCGGCCTCAGCAGCAAAAGCCCGGGAAAACTCTCATCCTCGGGATGTTCCGGCGATTGCGGGCGGAATACGTTGCTCCCGGGCTTGCGCCGCAGCACATACACTGGAGGATCGGCTACCTGGTAAGCCAGTGTGACCAGCGAGACGACAATGGCGACGATGATTCCCTTCAGGGTGCCGACGAGTACGACACCTGCGAACGCCACGATCGCCCAGGAGAATTCGGTCCTGCGGATCCTAAGGACGTCATGAAACTCGATCGGCTTAATAAGTCCGAAAGAATAAACGATCACCATCGCTGCCAATGCAGATTGCGGCAACATCGCGACCAGAGGTGCGAGGAACAACATGGTCACCAGTGCCATGGCCGCAGTGACCATCTCCGCCAATTGGGTGCGGGCTCCCGCGCGGAAATTGACCGCCGTCTGGGATGTCCCGCCGCCGCCCGGCATCGCACCGAGCAGCCCGCCTCCGACATTGGCGAGTCCTGTCGCAAGCAGCTCTCTGTCTGCTCGCGGCGGCGGCTCGTCCTCTCGCGCGAAGGCTCGGCCCGCCGCAAGCGTCTCCGTGAAGCTCATCAACGCGATTCCCAGTGCTCCGGGCCACAGCACGCTTACCAGTGAAAGGTCTGGCATCGCTAGCGAAGGCAGTCCTTGCGGTATGTGGCCCACCAGTTCGACACCGCGATCTCGCAGATTCAAGAAGTACACGCCGGCCGTCGCAGCAGCTGCCGCCAGCAGCGGCGCTGGTGCTTTGGGTATGAACCGCCGCATGCCCAGCAGAAACACGATCGCGGTGAGTCCAACGGCCAGGGTTGCTGATGACGTTCTTGGAAGGTTGTGAACCGTTGAGAGGACGTTCTGAACGAATGTTCCTCTTGGGAAGTGGATGCCAAGGATTTTCGGGACTTGGTCCACCACAATAACCAGCCCGATACCGGCTCTAAAACCAACAAGTACCGGCTCGGAGATAAAGTTTGCCACGAAACCCAGGCGCAGGAGGCAGGCCAGCCCAAGTGCCGCCCCAACCAGCAACGTCAAAGTCGCTGAGGCTCTCAACAGGGCTGCGGGGTCGCCATTGGGCACGACTTGGCCCAACTGAGCGGCGGTCAGGATAGCCAAAGTCGTAGTCGTGCTGACGCTGAGTACGCGCGAGGTCCCGAGCACCGCGTAGATGACCATCGGCACTAAGGCGGTGCAGAGCCCTACCTGCACCGGCAGCCCGGCCATCATGGCATACGCCATCGCCTTGGGAATGATGACTGCGCCAGTGGTCAGCCCCGCGACGATGTCGGCCCGCAGCCAATCCCCACGGTACGAGACAAGCCACTCTGGTAACAGACGTAATCTCCGATGCTTCGACATGTGCAGGCCTACCAGAGCTGCGGGATCGTTCGGTGCTGTTGCTTCGGCTCTTTGTTGTTGACGCCGGACCGTTGAGTGGTGCTGTCCAGCCTTGATTCTTGTTTCTCTTGTTTCTTCGATTTTCGCGCCATAGTTCTTTTCTGACTTTCTGCGAGCAAGCCCGCATGGCTAGAGGCCCGCTCGTCTCCGCGGGAATGGTTCGAAATGCCCGCTAGTCCGTCTTCACTGGCACTGGACACGGTTGCACCTTCCAGATCTCGGCTGCGTATTCGGCGATGGTTCGGTCGCTGGAAAACTTTCCCGCCCCCGCTACATTCAGCACAGCCTTGCGCGCCCATTCGTCGGGGTCCGCATACAAGGCGCGCAGCCGCTCGTCGGCGGCCATATAAGACTTCAAGTCAGCGAGGTGCATATAGTGATCGCCCTGCGCCAGCAGCATGTCGCGCAGTGGGTCGAAGACGCCCGGTTCGTTGCGGCTGAAGAAGTCCGAGAACATCAGGTCCAGGGCCTCGCGGGTTTCGGGCTCGTTTTCGTAGTGCCAGTGCGGGTCGTACCACACGCGACTGCCGGACACCTGCTCCGCCGTCAGGCCGAAGAGGAAGAAGTTCTCCTCGCCCGCCTCCTCAGCCATCTCGATGGTTGCGCCGTCGCGTGTGCCGATCGTCAAGGCGCCGTTCATCATGAATTTCATGTTGCTTGTGCCGCTGGCTTCGTAGCCTGCGGTCGAAATCTGGTTGGAGACGTCACTGGCGGGGATCAAGTGCTCTGCAACCGAGACGCAGTAGTCGGGCAGGAACACCACCTTAAGCCGCCCGCGTAGTGCGGGATCACCGTCGATGGTGCCCGCCAGATTGTTGATGAACTTGATGATCAGCTTGGCGAGCCGGTATGCAGGGGCAGCCTTGCCGGCAAAGAAAAACGTCCGCGGATGCATCTCTAGACTCGGGCTATTCCGAAGGCGGTTGTAAAGCACAACGATCCGCAGTGCATTCAATAGCTGGCGTTTGTACTCGTGGATACGTTTGACCTGGCAGTCGAAGATCGCATCCGGATCAAGGACCTGCCCTGTTGACCACTTGAACCAATCGCAGAATTGTTGCTTGGCGTTACGCTTTGCCTTCCGGAAGTCGTTCCGGAAGCCGCTATCCGACGTGAATCTTTTCAGGTCCCTTAACTGGCTGAGGTCGCAAATCCAGCCGTCTCCAATCGCATCAGTGATCAGTCGCGAAAGCTCAGGATTGGACAGTAGCAACCACCGCCGAGGCGTTACTCCGTTCGTCTTGTTGTTGAAGCGGTCAGGAAAGATCTCTGCCAGGTCTCGGAGGGTCGTGTCGCGCAGCAGGTTGGAGTGGATCGCAGCCACTCCATTTGTGCTGTGGGAACCTAAGACCGCTAGATTCGCCATGCGGACCTTCTTGCCGGACCCCTCCTCGATAAGGCTCACGCGCTGAACACGGCCATCATCTCCCGGAAACTGGCGGCGAAAATCGCCCAGAAAACGGCGATTGATCTCGTAGATGATCTCAAGCTGCCTGGGAAGCATCTCTTCGAACCACTTCACCGGCCACTTCTCGAGCGCTTCGGACAACAACGTATGATTCGTGTAGGCGAGCGTCCTCTGCGTGATGTCCCACGCTTCGTCCCATCCAAGGTGCACCTGGTCAACGAAGATTCGCATGAGCTCCGGGACCGCCAGGGCCGGATGCGTATCGTTCATCTGCACTGCGACTTTGTCCGGGAACAAGCGCCAATCCGAGTTACCGCGCTGGAAGCGGCGCACCGCATCCGCCAGTGA harbors:
- a CDS encoding SulP family inorganic anion transporter — encoded protein: MSKHRRLRLLPEWLVSYRGDWLRADIVAGLTTGAVIIPKAMAYAMMAGLPVQVGLCTALVPMVIYAVLGTSRVLSVSTTTTLAILTAAQLGQVVPNGDPAALLRASATLTLLVGAALGLACLLRLGFVANFISEPVLVGFRAGIGLVIVVDQVPKILGIHFPRGTFVQNVLSTVHNLPRTSSATLAVGLTAIVFLLGMRRFIPKAPAPLLAAAAATAGVYFLNLRDRGVELVGHIPQGLPSLAMPDLSLVSVLWPGALGIALMSFTETLAAGRAFAREDEPPPRADRELLATGLANVGGGLLGAMPGGGGTSQTAVNFRAGARTQLAEMVTAAMALVTMLFLAPLVAMLPQSALAAMVIVYSFGLIKPIEFHDVLRIRRTEFSWAIVAFAGVVLVGTLKGIIVAIVVSLVTLAYQVADPPVYVLRRKPGSNVFRPQSPEHPEDESFPGLLLLRPEGPIFFANAAQIAHKIEPLIREAQPKVVAVDASGVLDLEYTALKMFAQIAKSQSQHGVQLWLVGMNPGVLAIVQRSPLGQMLQREGMHFNLEIAVSRYLTQTGRAAALSIG
- a CDS encoding glycogen/starch/alpha-glucan phosphorylase; translated protein: MKTTGRRVAIKTGQGDAPGLNGPDVARLVKQYGCGPVQFAGTDEALYERHLLFDSGVDLAAATARDRFEALARSVRDVLSQRWLLTEKTYEKRNPKRLYYLSMEFLIGRSLANNVMNLLLSDIAKQVIEEKKLDLVEMFEQEPDAGLGNGGLGRLAACFMESAATMQLPAMGYGLRYEYGIFKQSIRNGWQEEMPDNWLRSPDPWEIARPNEKVEVSLGCSFELSEGSLRPVPGRPSTLIGIPFDRPVIGYGGSTINTLRLWAAAAPDYFNFEEFSQGDFVEAFTQTLAAETLTRVLYPNDSKFQGQGLRLIQEYFLVACSLADAVRRFQRGNSDWRLFPDKVAVQMNDTHPALAVPELMRIFVDQVHLGWDEAWDITQRTLAYTNHTLLSEALEKWPVKWFEEMLPRQLEIIYEINRRFLGDFRRQFPGDDGRVQRVSLIEEGSGKKVRMANLAVLGSHSTNGVAAIHSNLLRDTTLRDLAEIFPDRFNNKTNGVTPRRWLLLSNPELSRLITDAIGDGWICDLSQLRDLKRFTSDSGFRNDFRKAKRNAKQQFCDWFKWSTGQVLDPDAIFDCQVKRIHEYKRQLLNALRIVVLYNRLRNSPSLEMHPRTFFFAGKAAPAYRLAKLIIKFINNLAGTIDGDPALRGRLKVVFLPDYCVSVAEHLIPASDVSNQISTAGYEASGTSNMKFMMNGALTIGTRDGATIEMAEEAGEENFFLFGLTAEQVSGSRVWYDPHWHYENEPETREALDLMFSDFFSRNEPGVFDPLRDMLLAQGDHYMHLADLKSYMAADERLRALYADPDEWARKAVLNVAGAGKFSSDRTIAEYAAEIWKVQPCPVPVKTD